In Paramisgurnus dabryanus chromosome 7, PD_genome_1.1, whole genome shotgun sequence, the following are encoded in one genomic region:
- the LOC135769861 gene encoding odorant receptor 131-2-like has translation MNSTMLQNTVQDIYAEYFVRNFIVVVLGIIINSINGVFVFTFFRSSIFYNDPRYILYIHLVMNDMLMVIITVILFVMAYSWSNVPLPFCFILLIIASKTHKITPLTLAGMAIERYIAICKPLHHPQICTVRRTYILISLIWGVGVFPALADFFLFLIVFPLSVFSEGTLCSIVNLYSSPYHYMMSKFLHGLYTSAVWLILVLTYCRVVVTARRAKTDKSSAKKAQSTILLHGAQLLLCMLSYITPLIDRIYAPLLPYEQKKMIFLDYILTNIMPRLLSPLIYGIRDKHFYKHIKGHFTIRLFIVKVEATKT, from the coding sequence ATGAACTCCACCATGCTTCAAAATACAGTTCAAGACATATACGCAGAGTATTTTGTTCGAAATTTTATTGTCGTTGTTCTTGGGATTATTATTAACTCTATCAATGGAGTATTTGTGTTTACATTTTTCAGGAGTTCAATTTTCTACAATGACCCAAGATACATATTATATATTCATCTGGTTATGAATGATATGCTCATGGTTATTATAACTGTAATTCTTTTTGTTATGGCTTATTCGTGGTCTAATGTCCCTCTGCCATTCTGTTTTATATTGTTAATAATCGCCTCCAAAACTCACAAAATTACTCCATTGACTTTGGCTGGAATGGCCATTGAGCGTTACATTGCCATCTGTAAACCGCTGCATCATCCTCAGATCTGCACTGTACGCCGGACCTACATCCTCATCTCTCTCATATGGGGCGTTGGAGTTTTTCCAGCACTTGCTgacttttttctgtttttgattgtttttcctCTATCTGTTTTCTCTGAAGGTACACTCTGTAGTATTGTGAATCTCTATAGCTCACCGTACCATTATATGATGAGCAAATTTTTGCATGGACTTTATACATCTGCTGTGTGGCTGATTCTTGTGTTGACATACTGTAGAGTTGTGGTTACGGCCAGAAGAGCCAAAACTGATAAATCCTCAGCTAAAAAGGCCCAGAGCACCATCCTGTTACATGGAGCACAGCTGTTGCTCTGTATGTTATCTTACATCACTCCTCTTATAGATAGGATTTATGCCCCGCTTTTACCTTATGAGCAGAAAAAAATGATCTTTTTAGATTATATTCTAACAAATATTATGCCACGACTGCTCAGTCCTCTGATTTATGGCATTCgagataaacatttttataaacacataaagggacatttcacaattcGATTGTTTATTGTAAAAGTTGAAGCAACTAAAACATAA